From Trichoderma atroviride chromosome 1, complete sequence, one genomic window encodes:
- a CDS encoding uncharacterized protein (EggNog:ENOG41~BUSCO:EOG092D18SO) → MAAPKIIVLGSLDGQLESVFKKLATLHAKNQFSLAILTGDAFTADSDDATISALLNGSIEVPLPTYFTVGTHPLPPQIAAKVEADEEICPNLHYLGKRSITKTSDGIRIVTLGGVLDPNLVGGQSAEQHLPFHTSGDAKALRGANNTDILLTSIWPAKVWTGSKLVLEPADQAAVSSSEDIADLCAALKPRYHLSASPGAFFYEREAFVHQSEKDPNIISTTRFISMAPYGNDKKAKAMYAFTLNTADNTVPPGATASPFTSKATNKRGRQDEGYSRFGHRDDGHHGRHKRNRRVSPPPGPDRCYFCLSNPNISSHMCCSIGDEAYITTAKGPLPTSTTFKEQGLNFPGHFIIIPLPHSPTIASMGSTADPTSDAVKTYNEMTRFKESIQAMVASKSSHKFGVVAWEISRDRNVHLIWQLVAVPADIIQKGLAEAAFRVEAENLKYPAFTTKDIAVEDLATAGDFFRVWFWADNGEDKIKGKSLVMPLASDARFDLQFGRRVLAKLMGLEDRLSWQNCEQTVEEETKDVEAFREAFKEWDFTL, encoded by the exons ATGGCTGCGCCCAAGAT TATCGTCCTGGGTAGCCTTGATGGCCAGCTTGAATCGGtgttcaagaagctggcaacGCTGCATGCCAAGAACCAATTCTCTCTAGCGATTCTCACGGGAGATGCATTCACTGCCGATTCCGACGACGCAACGATTTCCGCTTTGTTAAACGGATCCATCGAGGTTCCTCTCCCCACCTACTTCACCGTCGGCACCCATCCACTGCCACCACAAATCGCTGCGAAAGTAGAGGCCGATGAAGAGATATGCCCCAATCTTCACTATCTGGGGAAGCGCAGTATAACAAAGACTTCGGATGGGATCAGAATCGTAACGCTCGGCGGAGTCCTTGACCCGAACCTAGTGGGAGGACAATCGGCAGAGCAGCATTTGCCCTTCCATACGTCGGGCGATGCAAAAGCTTTGCGCGGCGCCAACAACACCGATATCTTGCTGACAAGCATATGGCCTGCGAAAGTTTGGACCGGGTCTAAATTGGTGCTCGAGCCTGCCGATCAAGCTGCTGTGAGCAGTTCCGAGGATATTGCAGACCTCTGCGCTGCGTTGAAGCCCCGATACCATTTGTCGGCTTCTCCAGGAGCATTCTTCTATGAAAGAGAGGCCTTTGTTCATCAGTCCGAAAAAGATCCAAACATCATTTCTACTACACGATTCATCTCAATGGCTCCATATGGCAATGACAAGAAGGCGAAAGCCATGTATGCGTTTACTCTCAACACAGCCGATAATACGGTGCCTCCTGGCGCTACGGCGTCGCCATTCACATCCAAAGCCACCAACAAACGTGGAAGGCAAGACGAAGGTTACAGTCGGTTCGGTCATCGCGACGATGGTCACCACGGCAGACATAAACGTAATCGTCGTGTCTCGCCACCGCCGGGTCCTGACCGGTGCTATTTCTGTTTATCGAACCCCAACATCTCATCCCACATGTGCTGTAGCATCGGAGACGAAGCCTATATTACTACCGCAAAAGGTCCTCTACCAACTTCCACGACATTCAAGGAGCAGGGTCTGAACTTCCCTGGCCATTTCATTATTATCCCATTACCACATTCCCCAACCATTGCAAGCATGGGTAGCACAGCAGATCCTACAAGCGATGCGGTCAAGACGTACAACGAAATGACACGGTTTAAAGAATCTATACAAGCCATGGTTGCTTCCAAAAGTTCACACAAGTTCGGCGTTGTCGCTTGGGAGATTAGCCGGGACCGCAACGTCCACTTGATATGGCAGCTCGTTGCTGTGCCCGCCGACATCATCCAAAAGGGCCTTGCCGAAGCAGCCTTCCGCGTCGAGGCAGAAAACTTGAAATACCCAGCCTTCACAACCAAAGACATCGCCGTCGAAGACTTGGCTACTGCCGGCGACTTCTTCCGCGTCTGGTTCTGGGCAGATAACGGAGAGGATAAGATTAAGGGCAAATCCCTCGTTATGCCGCTCGCCTCTGACGCGCGCTTTGATTTGCAATTTGGGCGTAGAGTTCTCGCGAAGCTTATGGGCTTGGAGGACAGACTCAGCTGGCAGAACTGCGAGCAGACTGTGGAAGAGGAGACCAAGGATGTTGAAGCTTTCCGAGAGGCGTTTAAAGAATGGGATTTTACTCTGTAG